The following proteins are encoded in a genomic region of Thermothielavioides terrestris NRRL 8126 chromosome 5, complete sequence:
- a CDS encoding carbohydrate esterase family 3 protein (CAZy_ID 269977) — protein MAPQSLLRAALAVLQLVGVFATSVSGQSVAARRSPWADTVTGFAPDVSLADDWNASYPQYEGFSSPWPAVHNSRAARSADGNDTELEDTSSALPRRAAKDFYLRVMPLGASITQGVHSSDNNGYRKWIREQLRWQGWKVNMVGSVQTGTMKDRDHEGHPGWVITETGQYNGVQQAWDAAKWMKPNLVLLNVGTNDCSNNIDLDHAGDRMEALVTDIFNSVPGVVVIMSTLLPSPGVKDCAARVSAQYRAVAKKLQNGRLALADFNAAMSGDASMFSDDPIHPSDAGYKFMASVWWDAIAKVQDAITAPLDNGKDDDAGASATCAKVAGVSRGPVLTQQGSGHDDGGYVHRSQPRGVLPSLRFGKPADKSEASQIPGLIWFAQLTNPGNVDREKALDDWNEYWFRENLGNGNFADSVALDVGLNCDDGEADFWCIGSKTISVSINKRTRPPTFTSIGVVVPDIAPFKASDVRIADIDGDGRADLCFVHDNGDIGCSRNGGVGTNHYWQGFSTADGLRGIVFTGKQKGNKNGVRLADLNGDFRADWMWIGDEGDVDTYINQRGTGAGIVPQWTAAGITHAGLNTPNTGDRIVFGRIYGSNRLDYAHLKEADDHYDIEVWENLGAGGTKLKADGVFYCDMTGSGSDDYVWIYMDGHADAADFFANIHSPPDWGHSITISLRVPGPRMGIHLADWDGDGRCDVLVQDKATGALTMWHNDYDAKAKKLQFSNQGVKSGAARCTEGWGVGIFDRGLRLADIDGDGRADYLCIQPDGTVTAWLNRAGGMTDAGQVKATEGFDRANLRFADVEASGRADLIHLDKYTGAATVFKNDGYRPGDRDKNRGSSFHWTNRGVLYAPIDRGENMHFVNFGGLGRADLHHTWPDTNKVGRPPMAVTERVPLAQTEGKRRGEGKQKWKLNTADRQAETFFNECGGAGGDDGPVGESVQYPPPPPPPPPPQSVPRL, from the exons ATGGCTCCCCAATCGCTCCTACGGGCCGCCCTCGCTGTGCTCCAGCTCGTCGGTGTCTTCGCCACGTCGGTCAGCGGACAGAGCGTGGCAGCCAGGCGATCACCTTGGGCTGATACCGTCACAGGTTTCGCACCTGACGTGAGTCTTGCGGATGACTGGAACGCCTCCTACCCGCAGTATGAAGGCTTCTCCTCGCCTTGGCCTGCCGTCCACAACAGCCGGGCAGCTCGAAGTGCCGATGGCAACGATACGGAGCTGGAGGACACCAGCTCTGCCCTCCCGCGCAGAGCCGCAAAGGACTTCTACCTTCGGGTCATGCCCCTGGGTGCATCGATCACGCAGGGAGTACACTCAAGCGACAATAACGGCTACAGAAAGTGGATCAGGGAGCAGTTGCGATGGCAGGGTTGGAAGGTGAACA TGGTTGGGTCGGTGCAGACGGGCACGATGAAGGACAGG GACCACGAAGGCCACCCTGGCTGGGTCATCACGGAAACCGGGCAATACAACGGCGTCCAACAGGCCTGGGACGCCGCTAAATGGATGAAGCCCAACTTGGTCCTCCTGAACGTCGGCACAAACGACTGCAGCAACAACATCGACCTCGACCACGCCGGGGACCGGATGGAAGCCCTGGTAACCGACATCTTCAACTCGGTGCCCGGCGTGGTGGTGATCATGTcgacgctgctgccgagcCCGGGCGTCAAGGACTGCGCGGCGCGCGTGAGCGCGCAGTACCGCGCGGTGGCCAAGAAACTCCAGAACGGCCGgctcgcgctggccgacttCAACGCGGCCATGAGCGGCGACGCGTCCATGTTCAGCGACGACCCGATCCACCCGAGCGACGCCGGATACAAGTTCATGGCGTCCGTCTGGTGGgacgccatcgccaaggTGCAGGACGCCATCACGGCGCCGCTCGACAACGgcaaggacgacgacgccggcgcgtcCGCCACCTGCGCCAAGGTCGCCGGCGTCTCGCGCGGGCCCGTCCTCACCCAGCAGGGCTCCggccacgacgacggcggctaCGTCCACAGGTCCCAGCCCCGCGGCGTGCTGCCCAGCCTCAGGTTCGGCAAGCCGGCCGACAAGTCCGAGGCCAGCCAGATCCCAGGGCTCATCTGGTTCGCTCAGCTCACCAACCCCGGCAACGTGGACCGCGAGAAAGCGTTGGACGACTGG AACGAGTATTGGTTCCGCGAGAACCTGGGCAACGGCAACTTCGCGGACTCCGTTGCGCTGGATGTCGGACTGAACTGTGATGACGGGGAAG CCGACTTCTGGTGCATTGGAAGCAAGACAATCTCGGTTTCCATCAACAAGAGGACAAGGCCGCCCACG TTCACGTCCATCGGCGTGGTCGTCCCGGATATTGCACCCTTCAAAGCGTCCGATGTCCGGATCGCCGacatcgacggcgacggcagggCGGACCTCTGCTTCGTGCATGACAACGGTGATATAGGCTGCTCGCGGAACGGGGGGGTGGGCACCAACCACTACTGGCAGGGCTTCTccaccgccgacggcctgcgcggcaTTGTCTTCACCGGCAAGCAGAAGGGGAACAAGAACGGAGTCCGTCTAG CCGATCTTAATGGGGA CTTCCGAGCCGACTGGATGTGGATTGGCGATGAAGGGGACGTCGACACCTACATCAACCAGCGTGGCACTGGCGCCGGCATT GTTCCGCAGtggaccgccgccggcatcacCCACGCCGGTTTGAACACGCCCAACACGGGGGACAGGATCGTTTTCGGCCGCATCTACGGCTCGAACCGGCTCGACTACGCCCACCTCAAGGAGGCAGACGACCACTACGACATAGAGGTCTGGGAGAACCTGGGCGCCGGAGGGACAAAGCTCAAAG CCGACGGAGTGTTCTACTGCGACAtgacgggcagcggcagcgacgacTACGTGTGGATCTACATGGACGGgcacgccgacgcggccgactTCTTCGCCAACATCCACTCTCCTCCCGACTGGGGCCACAGCATCACCATCTCGCTACGCGTGCCTGGGCCGCGCATGGGCATCCACCTCGCCGACTGGGACGGGGACGGCCGCTGCGACGTGCTCGTGCAAGACAAGGCCACCGGGGCTCTGACGATGTGGCACAACGAT TATGATgccaaggccaagaagcTCCAGTTCAGCAACCAGGGCGTCAAGTCGGGCGCGGCTCGCTGCACCGAGGGGTGGGGGGTCGGCATCTTCGACCGCGGGCTCCGTCTCGCCGACATCGA cggcgacgggcgggcGGACTACCTGTGCATCCAGCCGGACGGCACGGTGACCGCGTGGCTCAACCGGGCGGGCGGCATGACGGACGCCGGGCAGGTCAAGGCGACGGAGGGCTTCGACCGGGCCAACCTGCGcttcgccgacgtcgaggcgTCCGGGCGCGCCGACCTGATCCACCTGGACAAGTACACGGGCGCGGCGACCGTGTTCAAGAACGACGGCTACCGCCCCGGCGACAGGGACAAGAACCGGGGCAGCTCATTCCACTGGACCAACCGCGGCGTTTTGTATGCGCCTATCGACCGCGGTGAGAACATG CATTTCGTCAACTTCGGTGGCCTCGGACGGGCCGATCTGCACCATACCTGGCCCGACACGAACAAAGTAGGTCGCCCACCTATGGCTGTCACGGAGCGAGTGCCTTTGGCGCAGACAGAGGGCAAAAGACGGGGGGAAGGGAAACAGAAATGGAAACTGAACACGGCGGACCGGCAGGCCGAAACCTTCTTCAACGAGTGCGGCGGAGCCGGAGGGGACGACGGGCCAGTCGGTGAGTCGGTCCAAtatcccccccccccccccccccccccccccccgcaATCCGTGCCCAGACTGTAG